The stretch of DNA tacaaataactcaatttcattcttttttatggctgagtaatattccattgtatatatgtgccacatctattTTTAACTCTTATGAAGTTTTCTCAGTCTTTGCTCATTAATTTTGAGACCCACTGTATCCAGTCTTCAAGAGAGATATGTAATTATTTCTTCTGTAATTACTCTTTGGGATTGCTATAATGGGTCTTCCTCATCTTGAAGCTGTGTAAAGAGGGAATCTAAATATCTTTTGCCAGGGAGGAATGTTTCCTGCTTGGAATGAGAGCTGGACTCCGACTACATTTTTTAGTGTCAGGTCAATTTCTGTTAAATCTTTTAATATTGTCTTTTGAGCAGTATGTCTGTTCAATATAGCTCACTGACCTCCTGACCAAGGTACACTAACCTTGCCTGTACTGTTGTAGATATTACAACTTAGTCAAGTTCAAATGTAGTAGCTATGATAGCAATACATTTCTCAATGATGCTAggttcttttcaaattaaaattctttttttttcagccaaaGAACATGCAAATGAGAGATATTATCATTAAGTAGAGAATATTAACTTTTAGGATATTAATCGTATTTTATCTCTATTCAATTTTCTTAATGTCCACCTTCAACCACacagcttacacacacacacacacacacacacacacacacacacacacacacaccataaagAACTGAACAGTTTCCCCTTGGGTTGGATAATCTTGTGTAAAGCAGAAGCTatagcaaaaaaggaaaattttattttttcttcatgattttctTCCTAGAAATCAGATAAGAGAGGATCAGAATGTTTATCAGCTATGCTTCTAACTAATTAGACCACTGATACCAAGACAAAAAAGTCAgttcttcaaaattatttaaaatggttgaatttatattatttaatgaaTCCACAGAAAACTCAAGCATAATACTTATGTAAAGGTCCTGGGATAGTTTGTCCCCAATACACAAACATGTACTATCACAGAACAGAGAAAgtgggggaaagtgggggcaacgcatttaaaaaatacttagtaaTGCATTTTGTTCAAGGGGTTCAATagtttatcttttgtcttttaacaaaTAATGACgatcaaaaatatttacataaaatgttcttATAAAATCTCTACAATGTCTAAAACAAATTACATTCTAGAATTACAAATACATATGGGAAGTCAccaaaacactgatttgaaaacttGCTTTTATAGAAGCACTGGTGCTAAAGGAAGAAAgatgtgagaagaaaaaaaatattcatgatGTCTGTTGTAAAATATCCCTTCTACTATGAGGAAACAAGTCACAAATATGAGAACAACATGACACCTTTGAGATTCTTGACAATTATCATTAATGACCCAAGAATTTGACAGTCATAAAACTTCCTATACATGGCAGGAGGAAGATAAATATGATCAGTAACACACATAGTTCATGGCTGGAGTTCCATAAAATCCCCAGATGTACAGCATGGACCTAAATGCATCTTTGCAAGTTTGATCAATAACATAAGATATATCTATCTGTTAAATTCTATATCTCTGTATTCATATAATTTCTAGCACTTTAGAACTGTGTGTTTTTACCAGGTAAACAAATATTAGTGTTTTAATTCTTGTTATTATATTTCTAGGAAAAACAGACAATGTGGAATTCAGATGCTATATCTTTCTCAGTTTTCTTGATTTCTGAATAAGCTATGATCTCCATTTTGtgtctgtttgaaataatgaaaatgaactcTTAACAGATGCAGTacattttgcatttcagttttggTAAATTTCTATACATGTAATGTATTGTGTATTTGGGAAAAAATTCTCTTTGACAGATGTTTGATTCTACTGTTGAAATTGCATACTTAATAAACATAACATTCACatacaattaaataatttaataatatgatATAAACTGAGACTATTACTAAACTGGCTAAGTTGTCAGAGCAGAGctgtcactattttattttttattatatttagttAATTAATTCCTTCTGTTTAAACTGCCATTGATCACAATATTGAATTCTTACTTTTAGTTattatgtttttcctttcagGTAGTTATACTTATTATaatctgctttaaattttttacagCATATTCTTTTCTGAAGATATTTCTAatcttacttttatttctttatacatcATTATACACATAGTTCTCTCATAGTCTGTGTATAATAATTCTAAATTAGAACCCAGTGCAGGACTGTTTCTGCTGGttcttgctcatttttttctcctgtatccCTGGTTATCTTTTATCTTATCCCagtcatttatttgaaaaattatttgtagaaaAAATTTGAAGCCTGGTATGAATGTTTCTTCTACTGAAGAGAATTTCCATTTGCTGTTGGTCAGGGATCCAGCATCTACCAGGAGTTCATATTCTACTAGACTAGAATAATCTTAATCCAAGTTCAAGAATTTAGGTTCTCAGACCATGTAGGACTAAGCAAGGCAGCAAGCCCATGTGAAGACTTACTTCATTTTCATTGTCTTACCCTTAGTGTAGTCTTTTAGAGCCCTGGATTTATGTTTTTCATATGTGGGTATGGGTGTGTGGAAACTCTTATCAGAGTCTTTACCTAGGATTTCCTTGGACTTTCACTTCTGTTCCTCTCAAGTAGCTAAACTGCTTAACTTTCAACTATTTTGCAACTGTAATTTTTTCATTAGAAATAGCCttaggcagggcttcctaggtggcgcagtggttgagaatccgcctgccaatgcagggggcatgggttcgatcactgctccaggaagatcccacatgctgcggagcaactaagcccaggcaccacaactattgagcctgtgctttagaggccgtgagccacaactattgagcccatgtgctgcaattactgaagcccacgtgcctagagcctgtactccgcaacaagagaagccacagcaatgaggagcctgcgcatcacaatgaagagtagcccccactcaccgcaactataaagaaagtccgtgcacagcaaaaaagatccaacacagccaatacataaatttaaagaaaaaaagaaaaagccttagGGAAATATTGATTTTAATACTAGTAATTTTTCTGGGTTATCTTATTTTCCTATGATTTTGCTTGGTATAAATTTCCTTGgtgatcttttcaaattgcaaacATGATTCTTATTCTAATTTGTCAGATACATCACTCCACTGTGTTCAGGGAAAGAACACCACAACATACTAGCACTTTCATAGAACCACAACCGCTCACTCTTTAAACTTACCTTTTATTACTATGCACTCTTTGAGTCTACATGCTTACACAGAACTAGTTCAATTTTCCTAAATAGTCCTACCCTCTGTTACTTTAATTTGCTCATACACTTCTCCTTACTCTGTATTACTATTTCTCTATCTTTCCTaataacttttaattatttagaaTACTTTATGTAAATTGATCATTTCCTTATCTGTTTATATTTggaatttaaattcttttcttctcagtttacatgaaattttatatgaaattttaaatgaaatgctgagattaaatatttttacatttgtagAAAATATATTCTATTGGTCATATTTTGcttatatcttcatttttattaaacacattatggttaattttattaaacaaaatttggaatgctatcatttttatttccaacttATAAGTTTGATATTAGAGCATGCATATatttttggcatataattttctattttgtctaTAATGTAATTTTCAACATACTTATGCATTATATGAAATTTGTTTCTAAATGAGtagtaaaaaatatacatttttctatttttttctccaatggCCAAGCAATATCCCAAGCTGTTTTCATTGCTCTTATCTTTATCATCCTTCCATATCATATATTTTTCACAATGTATTCTAAtcttaactttaaaaatctttctttgatCTAATAATCATTGAGTCATAAATGAGGAGTATCCAGTAGagagtaggcacttaataataatattatgtaGTTATTGATGGATTTACTGGTTTTAAAAGATTTCAcattattgtttcatttatttctaccaaTAGTCTCATGAtgtaactagaaaatattttatcccacTCATTTATGACCCCAAGTTGAGATTTAGTGAATTAAATTCACTGCTTTGAATCTGATATTTTGTGAGTTTTGTACCAGGATCCAGCCACCATGGCCTTCAGTGGGGCCTAATCCacttctattttcacttttttctgctATCTGAATAAAAAGAGACCTGTAAATAGACTGATTTGATCAAAAATTTATATAGAATGCCTTCATTTCCACTAGCTAAATATTAATACAATATATAAGAAAATCCTTaaactttaatttcctttctctcattGTAATGTGAAGTCCTTATGCATTTGCATACCAAagcttattttttattagtttgaaATAAAGTAGCTAGAATGTGACTTTTATTCCAAAGAAGgacaatacatacataaatgtcCACACATCATGTAATTTTCAATGTTGATTTTGAAAACAGTTGCTAACCTATTTTGATAGGCCTGAGTTGCATGGAGTAGAAAAAATAGCATTCATTATAGTAAGCTTTTCCAATTTGCCCTAATTATAACAAAACAAGTTTAATTTAGCCTAACTAcattatttatcttcttttataGCTTTTAATTTCCTGTAAAAATGTCCACTTAGTTTTTCTGTATTCTCTAGTCTTTTGAAAGACAATCTTACTTTTGTTGGTATTTCTAATTCATACAAATAATTCATGTTATTAGAAGGAAATAACTAATATATATCTTTACATTTTCCTGGTAAATTCTATGTGTTTAAATCTGGCAAGATCTTGGATAATGTCAatattaattttactatttttaaaaaactttactaTTATTTGAGATAGATACTCAAACCAGTGAAATATCACATTTGTGAAAATACTGCTTCATGTTTAATCTGCCATGGGTATGCtctacatttaaattatttttaaagacaaagataCAAAGTAAGCCTGTCTTTCAATATCTAAATGtaacatttcaaatattatttttgtcatttggatatatactcaTTTGGGAAATAAAAAGGCCTTAAGATGTATGTAACACTGGCAGTATTCCTTTCTACTTGCATTAGACcggtttttctctttgcattcagTTCATTAGTTATCTCATTCACCATAGTGAGAATTGCACTTAAGGAACTCAAAAGGATCTCCTATGATCACCTTTATCAAAGACTCAGAGGAAGATCCCTGCACTTCTGTGATGTCAGCCTCTTTCTTAAGGAAGGAAAATGTATTAGttcattatgttttaaaaggCACTTACTGTTAGAGTACTTTCTTTCTATAGTTAattttcatccattcttctgtaaTAGCCTTTCCACATCTCAGTCCACTAGCAGAACTAGAAAATAGCTGATTAGGATGATGCTACCTTTTTAGTAGCCTTGCGTGTTTAAGGAAAGAGTTGTCATGATACCCATAGATTTCCCCTATGCAGACTTAATAGTACTAATGTTTTCTCTAATAGAACCTTTTAAATCTCATTGCTCATCTAATGACACGCTCCAAAGCCCATCTGGAAATTGTGATAACAAAAATACACTAGGGCTCTGGGAGttttaaaataaggttttaaGCCAGGCCTTTACACATAGAAGAAATGTAGCACATGAAAGCTACAAACCACCCTCCTTCAGTCTTTCGCAGTGCCCAGAAATTCTTTCAGAATGGAGTTAAAGGTTAGCAATAAGGTTCAATATCAGACAGCATCTCTGTTGGTCTTAATCAGAGGCAGAACTTTCCTGTGGCCCCCAAACAGATTTTgtagttaaattaaaaatgtaaccaCGCAGAGGGGGCTAAAGCTAGCCAGGTCATGACCCTAGAATCAGTGATCAGGTTAGTGAGGCCTGTCTGGTACTGCTGGTATATTTCACTGTGCTTAACACATATACCTCGTTCTGAGTGGCCTGCCAGATCCTCTTTCTCATCAGCTCTCAGTTGTCTCAGTTGGATTTGACCTCTGCCCTAACTAGACTTGGAATTTTTGCCTGATCCTCCCATTCTCATATGCTACTTCAGATCTTGACCTTTACCAAAAATCTGCCAGAAGACAAAATAGGTGTGGAAAGATACAAAATAGTTGCATGAGAAAATAATAGTGTTCGAAACTAACCAGAAATGACATGAAATAAGCAGGTTGGTGAATAGATGCCGGGGGCTCAGGAGAGCTGACATACAGTCCATCTTATTTATCAATGGCAATTTCACAAGAACTAGAAATTCATCTCATTGACATTCTCTTCCCCTCAAAGTTTCCTGTTGTTCTTCACATTTGAGGAACTGCGTAAGAACCAATATTGTGACATTATTGGTACCTGAGAATGCACTGGTTCCTGTCTTAACAAACATCACCCTGACTCATCTGAAGTGCTAACCTGCTATCACTTATATACCAATGCTAAGCTGAACTCATGTATGTAAGAGGCAGGAATCATACAAATaccagaaacaaatgaaaagcaagGGTGCcaataattacataaaaaattCAGATGAAAAAATTAGACATCGGTAGAAAGGGACCTTAAAATTGAGGgaatttctttctcaaaaaaaaaaaagagaccactGTTCACTTGTTGCTGAGTTCTGGTCAAAATCTGTGGGTAAAAGTTAATACACTGGAGTAAACATTACAACAGATGATTCACCCTCAGGAGCATAGAGTGGGCTTGAAGGATAATAATTAAAGTTTCCTCTTTGATAATGTTTTATCTCCTATCCTAGCTTTACCATAATGACATGAAATGACTTCCAACATTTTAATCAAAGATAAAACATTgtgtgtagtttttaaaaatgccccACTTGCAAGCCTATATCTAAGGCACCCAAATGATTCATTGCAAATGCATTTTATAGAAATTTCTGTATTCATTCTTGCATTCTTCTGcttattcaataattatttcatGAGCCTGCTCTATGTGGTAGagacataaaatgtaaaaataagacATAGACTTTTATGTATGAtagatttaaaaagatacagaGGTAGATAGCTAGATATTTAAAAACTGATGGATAGATGATATGGTATGTTACATACCAAACAATGTAGGTAAGAATATGGGTACCAACAGTAAATTCttatcataaagaaaatgaacaatctaTTCTAATAGTCTTCCTATTTGCATAGGATCAAGGAATCTAactcagaaatacatttttttaattgtcttgaaagtatttattattcaataattctttctccctctgccccacccagcCATTCTCTCATTCTACTCTTCTGATCATCCTAAAAGCTGAATACATCCTTCTTCTTTATGGAGGATGAGACTAAGCACTAAAACCAATACACTTGCTCAGGCCTTCATCAGCACCGTGTCTCTGGGGGACGCTGGCCTTCAACACACGCAGTCTTCCTAGGGCTCGACGAGGTAGTCCTTTTTCAAGGTCACTGGTGCACTCATGGAGTTGAAATGCCGCTGCCCATCTAAATACAACATGGACTCTCCATATGTTCTGGGGAAAACCAAGGGCACTTCTCTTTCCGACATGAACGTGAAATGAAAGACATTGGTGGTCATATGCTCTTTATTCTGTAGAGAGACCACCTCACTGTGTACTCTGACTTGAATGTAATTCTCCTGGGTAAAGCAAACCTGCGAGGAAAGAAACAGCAATGATCCAACCTCAACAGGTTTCTGAAACATGATATCCACGGCAACTATAAATGGTCGGGAACCACTACCAAGTTACAGGCAGTAGCCCATCCAAGTTCATATGCTCTCCTCATAAGGAAACCACCAAAGATTCGATTGAAAATGTTCCGCTCCTGAGGGTGGCAAATATCCAAGCTCTTCAGCTTTGAATTCTCCATCCACACCGCATTAGGAGGTAAAACTCAACTTCGAAAACTTATAGTCTTTGTATCCAGCGTGTTAAGAAACATCTCATGTATGGTTGTCCTCTCCTCAGCAGTTGGAGCCATTTTCAGTAATGACGTGGAGCTGAAGGGGACCCTTCTCCCCCTGTTCAATTCTCCTTGTCTAAAgagctcttcttcctctgggcttTCAAGGGTGAGTGGATTTACAAACGCCGGCCCTTTATTTTCAGAATCACGAGCCACCATTACAAATGTTGCATCCAAAACAGGAGAAAATTCATTGTCATGTAACTGGAACATATGCATCTTCACTTCCACGGACGTCTTCCCAACCCAACTAACATGGCCACTGAACTTGATGTCCTGTTCTGGGCTTAAGCTCTTCTTACACATATCAATCTTGTCCAGCAGAGCTGTAACTATCGATAAAGGAGACATCTTAGTTGAATGGATTTTGTTGTGCATGTAGCACATAAGAACTCCTAAGCTGTCAAGATCCTCAAGAATCCTGCCAAACCTTAAGGTGTTTTGAACAGTCAAATATCTCTCTCCTAATTCAGGCTGACTGCCCAAGGGCAAGAGAACTTCGATGTAACTGTCTTTCATTCCCCTAGGTGGCAGTCCTTTTTGTGACTCAGCCAAAAAACCATgaagtaattttctttcctccattgcttTCACGTGGTCTCTCCAGTTTGTGGATGCTCCTACGATCTCCCGCAACTTATCTCGAACTTCAGGAATGTGGAAGACTCCGTGTTTCTCAGGATTCTCAGATCCTTGAGTCAGTCCTCTGCTAGGAGCAAGCAGCCCCTTGCTCAGGGTACAAAGCCGCAGCGCCGCCCGCTGCATCGCGCTCGCCTGCCGCCGCGCACGTGACCACAGACCCAGGCCCGCGCGCCGATCGGGGCAGGAAACGTGAGGCAATGGAGAGCACGAGAGGGAGAGGGAATGCGGGCGCCGCACTGGACCTCGCTCGACCGcccagaaatacatttttaaagtgggaCTTGGGAAGTTCCACTTAGGGTTAGGTTTAGAAGGCCATGGATAACCTTCATTCCTACAGAAACAGCAAGAAATCAcggtatgaaaaaataaatggttttCTTTAAAGCCATAACTAGGAGCTGTGgacacaaagaaatgtaaaagaaccAAACTCTATTCGGACACACCCTTCACAGGTGAACAAGGAACAAGAAGCACTTTTATACACGGGTCCAGCTGCTGAGATTGGGATCCCAGCAGATCTGGGAGGCTTTTTCTGTAGGCTAATAAAGGTAGCATTTGGAAAAATAGCCACATTTTGACCAACTCTGGGCTGGTATGTTAGATTTTAATCTGAAAGAACCCCAAAATACACAGTTAATCCTCTTAAACAAGTAATTCTCTTTTATGAGAACTTTGTGAGGAAGCAGAAGTTGGGATCAGCATTGGAAAATCAGAACCGATCATGTGTTCTCAGACTCTGGCACTATCAGAAACTTGTGATCTTGATTACTTCTGGTATCACAGTGTCTCAAATTTATCTTTCTGTCGATTTTTCCTTAATATCACGTTCAGTAATCTTACAGCCTTACAGACTTGAAGTCCCACGATCTCACGATATGACAGTCTTAAAACCTTGTAGCATTGTGGATTCCAAAGTGGTCAAAATAGCAACtcacaaatataagaaaatgaggaaaattcaCTTAGGATAAAACAAAGAAGATCAATTAATTTAGGTATAAACACAAAGACaatggaagacaaagaaaaaagaaaatgtgaactcAAAAATACttatccaagaaaaaaattttttaaacaacaaacattaaaCAGATTTTCAGacaaaaagctaaaataatctGTTGCCAGCATACCCCTGTTATAAGAAAAGTTAAAGGAAGCTCTCCAGACTTAGGGCATACACCACATCATACAAGACAGAATGAATACCAGAAAGAGTAAATGTGTGGGCATAAAAAAAAGCTCATTTTATCACATACCTATCCTTGTTTTATTTAAAGGATTATTGGTCTTTTAAAGCAAGATAACAACATATTTAAAGCAAGATAATAACAACATATTATAATTACATTGTCATTATAATAACATAATTCatgtagaattaaaatatataatagcaGGAGCATAAAGGGTGAATGGGACACTTCCCTTGTTTATGAAGTAGTATGAGATTATTTGAAAAAGTACTTTCATGTCCTAAAGGTGAATATTGTAATCTCCAGAGAACCTACTGAAACACTTACACACGAGAAAAGATTTTGCTGTAAAGTTAATagagtctcttcctcttctcattctcttcccttttattaatgaaaaattcaGTCTTAAAGCCATTAGTTGGATTAGAGCAAGTCATGTATCCATTTCTGGGTTTAAAAAAGCTGTATAGCTCAGAGTGGTAGGACCCAAGCAGAATGAATAGGGCATCTCCATGGCTGGCATGAGGAGTCAGACGCAGGCATGATGCAGAGGGCTGATTTTGAGTGTGTTAAAGGAACTCCAGAAGGAACTCCTCCTCACGCAGGAGGATTTCTCACTTGGGGGTGTGAGCTTGAGCAGGATGGATAAGGCATCCAAAATGAGAGGCCTAGCATgggaaatcaaaatgaaaaagagattgAGGAGAGCCTGCACCCAGAGAATGGTCCATCGTGAAGAGGCAGAGGCCAAGTGTTGGGAACCAGCCATCTATGAATGGGGTTTCTGGGATGTAGTGTGTCACAGACTAAGTAGTTTGAGAAGGTCATCCATATGGAGGCAGGACAGTAGAGGCAGAGCAGTGTGAGGAGGTATTCATGAGTGAGGGCAGCTCAAAGTAGTGTCTAAGCCTAAGCAGGTTAAGGAGAGCATCAATGTGGCATCAATGTAAGGAGATGACCTTGCCCAAGACGTCAGATCTGAAGCAAGGTGGGAAGAGCATCCATGCAGACAGACTGATAATTTTGAGGAAATGGTTAATGCCCCAGCAGGACGAGCTGTAAAATTTCCTGGGAGGCCCGATGTGGGGTACTGGAAAGTGAGCAGGGTGAGAAGGAGGTCAGAGGATGAATAGGGTGAAAAAGTAATCTGCACAGGGAGAAGGGTGGTAGCAGAGATAGTATATTGATTACATACAGAGGGattgattaaataattaaatttattaagagtAATAGGGTCATATTTCCTGCTGgaaatatgaagaagaaaaaaaagaatgaaccctTTGACTTTAGATGAGGGCTGAAAGGATTGATGTgaatttatgcttttttaaattaaagacattgctttttagagcacttttaggttcacagtaaaattgaaaggaagatacagagatttcccatatattccTGCCTTCACAAAGGCACAGCTTCCCCAATTATCAACACCCACCCCCCAAAAGGGGTATATTTATAACAACTGATGGATCTACatagacacatcataatcaccaaaaGTTCACAGTTATTTTAGGTTTAACTCTTGGTGTTTTATGtcctatgggtttggacaaatggaTGACCTGTGTTcatcactgccctaaaaattcctTGTGATCCACTTATTCACTCCTTCCCCAACCCCTGCCAACCACTGCTATTTTACTGTCTCTATTCTTTTACCTTTCCTAAAATGTTAGATAGCTGGAATCACACGGTATGTAGCCTTTCCAAACTGGCTTTTTCCATTTAGTCATACACACTTAAAAAAtgtccatgtcttttcatggcttcgtagtgcatttctttttagtactgaataatattccattatctggatgtaccacagtttatccattaaGCAACTGAAGGGCATCTTATTAATAGTTGTTTCTAAGTTtgagcaattatgaataaatttgCTATAATCATCTATGGGCAGATTTGTGTGTGGATATAAGGTTTCAGTTTCTTTAGGTAAATATCAAGACacatgattgctggatcacatgataaaAGTAGTCAATTTTGTAAAAAACTACCTAGCtgtctccaaagtggctgtgccattttgcatttccaccataAATAAATGGGTGTTcttgttgttccacatccttaccagcattgGGTGGTACCAGTGTCCTGGATTTCGGTCATTTTAATACATGTGTAATGGTATCTCAATGTTGTTTCTCTCAGTATTTCTCTGGTGGCATATGATgtggcatcttttcatatgcttatttgccatctgtgtattttctttgatgaggtgtctgttaaggtgtttgacccatttttaaattgtgttttcttattgttgagttttatgatttataaatttgtaaattttggataactcctttatcagatatatcatttgcaaatattttcactcaCTCTGGgttttctcattctcttgcattgtcttttgcagagcagaagttcttaattttaatacattccaatttatccattctttctttcatggtttATGGTTTTGATGTTGGATCTTAAAAAGTATCACCATTTcaaaggtcatctaggttttttcCCATattattttctaggagttttataattttgtattttacatttacatctgtggtccattttgagttattttttgtggaGGGTTTAAAATGTGTGTCTACATTTACTTcatgcatgtggatgtccagttgttccaacaccatttattgaaaagatcatcTTTGCCCCATTACattgccttttttcctttgtcaaatatcagttgactatagttgtgtgggtctatttctgggctgtctactctgttccactgatctatctgtatattcattctttcactaacaccacactgtcttgattactgtgtgtTTGTACTAAGTCTTGAAGTTGAGTAGTGTCAGCcccccaactttgttcttctccctcAATATTCTATTTGctagtcttaatttttttctctctctatatatttcaGAATTAATTCATTGATATTGACAAAATACTTTCCAGGATCTTTATTCTGACTGCATTGAACCTATAGATCAAGCTGGGGAGACAGCACGAAAATATTGTCTTCTTACCCATGAACATGTAACATCTcttcatttattgaattctttgaTTTAATTCATTAGAGTTTTGTAGTTTGTTTTGCATGTACGTCTTGTCCTATTTTGTTAGATTtctacctaagtatttcattttttggatCCCATTGTAAGTggcattatgtttttaatttcaaatttcacttgttCGTTGCTGGTATGTAGGAAAGTAATTGTCATTGCTTGCATGTAGGAAAGTAATTGACTTTTCTATGTTAAAcctg from Hippopotamus amphibius kiboko isolate mHipAmp2 chromosome 10, mHipAmp2.hap2, whole genome shotgun sequence encodes:
- the LOC130830238 gene encoding LOW QUALITY PROTEIN: acyl-coenzyme A thioesterase 9, mitochondrial-like (The sequence of the model RefSeq protein was modified relative to this genomic sequence to represent the inferred CDS: deleted 2 bases in 1 codon; substituted 1 base at 1 genomic stop codon); this encodes MQRAALRLCTLSKGLLAPSRGLTQGSENPEKHGVFHIPEVRDKLREIVGASTNWRDHVKAMEERKLLHGFLAESQKGLPPRGMKDSYIEVLLPLGSQPELGERYLTVQNTLRFGRILEDLDSLGVLMCYMHNKIHSTKMSPLSIVTALLDKIDMCKKSLSPEQDIKFSGHVSWVGKTSVEVKMHMFQLHDNEFSPVLDATFVMVARDSENKGPAFVNPLTLESPEEEELFRQGELNRGRRVPFSSTSLLKMAPTAEERTTIHEMFLNTLDTKTISFRSXVLPPNAVWMENSKLKSLDICHPQERNIFNRIFGGFLMRRAYELGWATACNLSGSRPFIVAVDIMFQKPVEVGSLLFLSSQVCFTQENYIQVRVHSEVVSLQNKEHMTTNVFHFTFMSEREVPLVFPRTYGESMLYLDGQRHFNSMSAPVTLKKDYLVEP